The sequence ctcaccaatcatgagatcatgacctgagctgaagttgaacgctcaacagactgagccacccaggtgccccagaattgcATTCAACCTGTAGAGCAATTTGGGTAGAATTTCTATCCCTGCAAAGCTAAACATTCTTGTGTAGGAACATAGTACGTCTGTCTCTCTGTTTATCtggatcttctttgatttctttcatcagtattttatcattttcagaatacagatcctGAGCATGTTTTGTTAAGGGCATACTTAggaatttcattttctgtggaGCAGCTGTAAATGgtattctgtttttacttttggttTCTGCCTGCTCATTGTTAGTACATGTGCCCAACTATGGGACAGATGTGATTCATTCTTGTGTGATTTCTCTTGCGTCCTACAACCTTGTCGGACTCACAAATTTAACTCTaaaattttttgagggggggtgggagggagataAATTCTAGTATTATTTTTCACctattgaaataaaatagtaatggGGATATGGATGCTGGCAAGGCCGCAGGCAGGTGCTTTACCCAGCCCTGACTGGCAGCTTGGAACTCAACCCTTTTGACGGAGCATCTTGATAAAGAGCCATAAAATGTTTATGCCATTAGATGTGGTGATCACACTTCTAGAACCGCCCGAGGGGAATaatgcaaaaaaagaagaagaagaagaagaagaagaagaagaagaaaacaaaaaagaaaaccataagcaTGAagataacttttgtttttcataagaATAAAAACTTACAGGGACAATGAAGTCCATTGGTAAGAGTTAAGGAAAATATGTTACGTATGCTAAATATATCATCATACATTAATTAGGAGAAATTGTGATCTATTTAGGTGAAAAACTGCAAGTTCACTGGGATTATTACTACTGTACAGTCTCACAGCACAAGCCAGTGAGGGTGTACAAGAACGAGTTACCGTCTTGGCCTATGAGCTTTCCCTAATCTTATCTTAAAGATAAGATTAGTTACCCTAATCTTATCTTTCCATTACTTATAGATATTCAGAGCTAAgtcacatttctctctctgtgactCTGTTTTCCTGATGAACTCAGCCATTGGATTATCACAGACTTTAAGAAAATTGggactgaggcacctgggtggctcaatcgactgagtgtctaacttttgatatcagctcaggtcatgatctcacagtcatgggatcgaaccctgtgtcagactccacgCCGactaaggagcctgcttgggattctctttctccctctgcccctttctctctaaacaaacaagcaaacaaacaaacaaacaaacattattaaaaaaaaaaaattgggaccAAGGGTATATTATGTCCAGTCTCATTAAAtggtatatattaaatacatacaggtttttgtatgtcaattatacctcaataaagctgtaaaaaagcaagaaagctgAGTTCAAGGAGGATCAGcaggaaataaatattcttcaaaatagttttaatataCTTCTGCATAATGTTGATAGAATTAATAATTATGCTTTCTGGTTTGAAGTGTTCTAATGATACAGGGAAGtatttcttctctacatttataCATTCACCTTTGAGTGTTTGCCCAATCaattccttagaataaattcctaaaagtgaaattgctgaggccaagaaaatgtgtattttaggtTTTGATGTGTTGGCCACATTGCATTCTGGGAAGGTTTTCTTGCTGGTTTGCACACCCACCAGCAGTGTTTATGACACCCCAAACATCGTCATTCCTGGTGATCTTTGTCATTCTTGCAGGTGACTGTAGTACACACACAAGATTGAGTGTGAACGGCTTTTTACACATTTAGTACCTATGTGTAGGTCAGTTTAGGGTCCACTTTTTTGCAGTGTTTTGTggggttatttctttctttcttttttggtagatTTATAAGAAAACTATTACTTAAATAGAGacattttctcacttttcctATTCACTGTAGGGATGCTTCCCTGTTAATGATGCCTGTTGCTATACacagttttagaatttttcttgCCAGATTTATCAAACTTTTCCATTCTGGTTTCCGTCATGGTGACAATGTCTTTCTCCACCCTAAGTGTAGACTTATTCTCCTATTTTCTACTACTATTCttctagtattttaaaaaagaagaggattaatcattctgaagaatgtttacttaaagtttattttgagagagagagcatgtgcaggggaagggcagagagagggagagcaagagagaatctcaagcaggcctcacaccatcagtgcagagcccaatgcagggatcgaacccatgaaccgtgagatcaacacctgagcggaaatcaagagtccgactcttaactgactgagccacccaggcacccctgaagatttttttttttttgcatatgatttGTGAGGTTCGGTTCatctttctgttttccagaaacagcatctattgagagggcAAGGGTAGACAGTGCAGGGCTGGGGAAGCAAGAGCACTCTAGAAGTGGGCTGCTTCCAACCGGCTCCACCACTTGGCGGCCTCACAACCCTCTTCCCCTGAGGTCGCTTAACCGTGTTTCGGAGTGGTTAGCTGGTGGGCCATGAGGATTACGTGGTAAGTCACCTGTAAACCTCGTGGCAGTGGGGAAGCTCCCAGAAACAGAGCGCACTGGAAACAGAGAGGCCTCCCACAGGACCCACAGAAAGGGATGGATGGGACAGACCCCAAAGCTTCCCACCCTGGAGTTGTTCAGGCTCATGTGAGTCTTACAAAGCATCCCCCAGATGAGCTGCTCACCTCAAAAATCTACCTCTGTGGAGTGATTTGCCTCACAGCAAGCAGCTGCGACGTTGCCTGGTGATGGGATCAAAGAGCAGAGGGAGCAATGCTTctcaagctttaaaaaatgtgcacACAGGTCCCCTGAGATTTTAAGACAGATTTTGATCCAGTACCCCCAGGTAAGGAAGGCCCTTGGAGTAGTGAGGGGCTAGAGCCCGATCTGACCAGCATCACAGGGATATAACAGTGGGTCGCACACTTAAGGGGCATCAGAATCCCCTAGGGGCTTGTTTGAACCCCCATGGCTGGGCCCACCCCCGAGTTCCTCATTCATTGGGTCAGAATTCTGCCATATCCCCAGgcaatgctgatgctgctggcctggcccacactttgagaaccaggtGGGCATCACTGGGCTGGTTCCTGCACCTGTCTGACCAGTGCACGGCTTGCACTCGAGGCCCCAGGCTGTACCCTTCTGTGTGGGGCAGGCAGGTTCTCAGGCCCATGAGGACCTGGCTAGGATGCCCTGATGTCCCTCTAAGCCCTGCCCTTCTCTACGTGGACCCTGTTCATCAAGCACCCTCTGACCTCCACCTTCCTGTACTTCAGATCCCCCAAGGGATACCCTGGATAGGAGATGGGAATGGTTTCCAACTTTTAGTCTCTTGTGGAATGTGAAGGGTGTACATGCCCCCACCCTATACCCCTCCTGGGAATGATTCTTGAGAGATCATCTGGTGTCCCCCAAAACCTTTTTAACACCACAGAGCATCTGTAGACCTGTTCGGTGTTCACACGCCCCCAGGATTACAGGTTTGTCTAGATTTGGCATTGAAGGGCAGACTGCTCAGGCCCCCTATGGGGGAGCTCCAGAAGGCTGGGATTTTCACTCTCAGCTCCATCAGGGGTGTGAGCAGGCACTGTGCTTGTCTCGGGTGGCTCTGTGGTGGCCCATTGCCAGTTCTAACACTGGGTCCCTTGCCTTGCAGAGCCCGCAGATAGCTCGAGCCTCCTGGCATCCGAGGGTGCCACCGCACCAGGCCTAAGCCCTGAAGGCCCTGTGGGTGCCTCACAGCCCCTGCCACCTGACCTCGAGTCCCCTGAGGGCCCTGACCAGGGCACGCAGGCACTGCCAGGTCCTGGGCGTGTGGCCCGCTCCACCAGCGACCCCACTTCGTGTGCATCCAGTGTGGCAGGTATGACTGGCCCAGCCCCCTTGTGCCCCCAGCGTGTGCCCTACTCTGCCCTGGACACTGCAGGCCTCAGTGAGCTGAGAGTCAAGGCCAGGCCTTGGGACCTCAGCTTAGGGGCCACTTTGGGAATGTGGTCTTAATGCCCTAGGGCTctagggagggagagacagtcaGGGGCCCCTGTTGTGTACCCACCAGGCTTTCCACTTTCTGGCTGGGGAGTAAGGAGAGAAAGGATGGAAGCCTCGGGGTGATGAGAGCCCACTCAGGGTCAGCCAGCCCCTGATATTAGCCTGCTGGTTGTACCCCAGCTCTGGGGCCCAGGTGGGCACTCAGGTCAGGCAGATGACCACAGGCTGTACCCATCCATCAGCCAGGACTACCCTGGGCTCCACCCTTTTGCAAGTGCCAGTGCCTGCTGAGTGGTCTGGTGGGACCCAGGACCACATAAGGTATGTCTATGTCTCAGTGATGGCTCTAGGTGGGTGGGGTGCCCTCTAGCTGGAGCTGCCCCCAGCAGAAGGGGTGTGTCTCCAGTAGCATTTCCTGGGCACCCTTGGCAGCACTCCATGTGTGTGGCTTGGAGCTGGGGTCAGAATCACCCACATGACTCTTGAGTTGGGCGGTGCCTTCCCTGGGCTGCAGGACATGGCATCAGAGTTCCTGGATTTGCACTTCACACCAGCTCCCCAGGTGGTCTTGTGTATCCTGAGGTTGGAGAACCCACGCTTCCTCCCATGATGCTAGGTTTTGAGGGGGGAGGACAGACGTGTCTTTGCCAGTAGAGACTAGTGGGTATCATGGCTGCAGGGCCATTGGACTACACACTTCGTCCAGTGAAACTGTAAGAACCCTGAAGAGGCCCCCTGGCTGCCTGGACTCAGTGGTGTTGGGCCAGCTGACCTCCAAATAGACAAGACCCATGCCCCAGGAAAAGTGTATCCCTGGAAGGAACTAGGAACCCACGGAGGTCATTGCCTACCAGGGCCCTGCTGGTGGAGACGTCAGAGTTTGCACCTGGAAGCTCTTTGGCCTGCAGTCCTCTATCTTGCTACCTCCCCTCCCACATTCAGTTACCAGCTCACTAGACAAGATCCCATAAGACTCTTCTCctgaagcaccccccccccacacacacacacctccttcccctgtgctgggctcctctGAACCCAGGCTcagccttctctcctccctgctaGGGCTATTACATGTGCATGTTTAAGGGAGTGTCTACTCTGTGGCCCCCTGATGGCTTCCTTTGGCCTATCCTCCCCTCAGGGAAATTTGGACTCCACAAACCATTACATTTTAGgggtgaggatggagagaagacGAGTCACAGTGCCTTCTCTGCGTCCCCACACCACCCTGTCGGCACAGCCTCTTTGCACCTCCACAGGACAGTTACTGTTCTACGTGTCAAAAGCATGTGCCTCCCCGGGGTCTCTGGGGACCTTCAGACATGGGATGGGGCGGAGGGGAGGCATTCTGATGAAATACACTGGGTTTGCTTGTGGCATTGGCTGCTGTGCTGTGCCCAGCCGGGGGACACTGCCTGCCCTGTGGCAGATGCCAGCTGTGGGGCTGCTCCTGTGTGATCCATGCACGGGTTTGTGTAAGTTCACGAGTTTTCCTCTGCTTATCCAGCATCTAAAATCTATCTCTTACCTGAGGGAGGGTGATTATAGTGTTACCGCGAATGCCTTTTTCCGTTTCATGTGTTACCGGAGTTCTCTCTCTGATTAAGGCAACACCTCTTCGCATCCGCCCTCCTGCAGCCAGGACCTTGAAGCAGGACTGGCCAGGGCTGCTCTGGGGACTGGTGAGATACTCTTCTAAAACGCTTTGACACCTGCTGCGAgatggggggctggggagtgACTGGTGGGCTTTGAGCCCAGCCCTCCCGATGTCACCCGTGAGCACGGGCTCTGCAGCCCTGTGGGCTTTGAAAGGAcggccttcccttcccttctctctgaagaGGACATGTTAGAGCCTATAACTGACTTAACATGCATGCGGCCATTTGTTTCACTGTATTTATGAGATGCTATTTTGGAGGGGAGATTGGCCTCATgtgtgaggggtttttttttgtttttgtttttgtttgggttttttttacagtttctcATGCTTAATTATCAGGCTTGCTCCATTGCTATCAAAAATAGGTCAGACCACCCAGAATGTGTTTCCTCTGTGTGACCAGACTCATGCTGTGGGCAAGTCAGGCCTTAATCTGGTCCTTGGTGAGTTGGTCACAGGAGACTGGCCAGGGCTGGCTTTCTCTGGAGGCACCATCAGACCAGTGCCTGCTCCTTGGGTTATCCAGAGCAGCCATGGGCCCTGTTGGAGCTACTTCCAGGTCCCCTGGCCTCAGGCCTGTGGGTACTAGGAGCAGGGCCCTGATGCATCTGAAGTGGCTCCTGTCCACCCTTGACCTTGTGGGGGGTGCTCTCATTGCCCCTCTGGCACCCCCAGCTATGATCTTGAGGCAGACCTGTCTCTAATGCCATTGGACCCACAGGGGCAAAGGTCATTGAGGGAGGGAAGGCTGAAAAGGGTCAGTGCCCTGTGAGCTCAGGAATTCTggcagagagacaaaaggaaggggGAATCCCTACCCTGcacctgcccttctctccccgcCCACTTCCCATTTTGCTGTCCCATCCCCAGTCCTTCAGCTCCAGGGGGGCTGTGGGCCCTCTAGGTTAACAGCAGCTCAACTCAGGGCTGAGAGGGGCCAGGCCACACCAGGGATGAAGGGACACAGGACACTCCCAGGGCGCCAGCCCAGGACCATGGAAATCCCAGGAAAAAGTTTGTCTCAAGCAGCCTTGTGTTTGCTTTGTAAAGAATTCATTTAACAGctgccttctgttttgttttggttgttttcagattttatcttttcccttGATTTTTAGTTTCCCTATCTCACTCCGCCACTGCCTCCTGTGCTTGTCGGCACCGGCTCTCACCACCTGGGCAGCTAGATCCCTGGAAAACGGACCACCGGTTAAAGCCAGAGGCCTTACAGACGGTCTTCAAAGAGCAGCCACACTCATTAATGGACGGCAAGGCCCATGCAGACACCAGGGTTTTGGTGGCTAAATTTTTGGAACACTCGAACTGTGCCCTCCCTCCCGAGGTACAGCACGTGGTGGGCACCTTTCGCCCGGCTGTCACGTCCGATGAGCACCACGTGGATGAGGCCATCTTCAGTGCCAATGTTCTGGACCAGGTGTGAACCAGTCACAGGTCTTGACATGGACACGGACAGGCCTGGGCCAGAGTGTCCTTGCTGGAGGCCACTGTGCGTGCAAGGAGGGGCTGAAGCCCAGGAGtatctctgggtggctcagacggggAACTGCTGTCCCTCTCTTGCGGAGGATCCAGTCCATTGTTTTCTTGGGGATGACACCTCCTACCTATTCCGGTGATGCAGAAAAATGACTCTCGTGGCCATTGTGAACTCTTTGGGTTTTTATCAGGCATGTAGCACCTGGAACTGGAGACACTAAGCATCTTCAAAATCATGGCCATCAAAAAGCAAAATTCTCCCTCACTTCTGATTTAGTTGAGTGTTTAGTGGATA comes from Panthera tigris isolate Pti1 chromosome B3, P.tigris_Pti1_mat1.1, whole genome shotgun sequence and encodes:
- the FAM189A1 gene encoding protein FAM189A1 isoform X1, translating into MQHQSSGCSNLGETLKLNPLQEDCNAVRLTLKDLLFSVCALNVLSTIVCALATAMCCMQMVSSDVLQMFLPQRAHSASPACVTPHGTVLHQTLDFDEFIPPLPPPPYYPPEYSCTPTAEAHRGLHLDFAPSPFSTLYDVAINSPGLLYPAELPPPYEAVVGPTATSQLTSVDQPTTEPSPRDPDATAGFSTQEPADSSSLLASEGATAPGLSPEGPVGASQPLPPDLESPEGPDQGTQALPGPGRVARSTSDPTSCASSVAGNTSSHPPSCSQDLEAGLARAALGTVSLSHSATASCACRHRLSPPGQLDPWKTDHRLKPEALQTVFKEQPHSLMDGKAHADTRVLVAKFLEHSNCALPPEVQHVVGTFRPAVTSDEHHVDEAIFSANVLDQV